In the genome of Amphiura filiformis chromosome 4, Afil_fr2py, whole genome shotgun sequence, one region contains:
- the LOC140150980 gene encoding uncharacterized protein, protein MIRVRLFFDSVSPKVGTFSSLPVKKCWMMVNLSTCKVVKDLEETIRGRFFENREVKLSLSIDDFVLPADEVIEIIHENDILRVAVIDDVGNHGAQQHGCNGIQSTDNEISSKSERKKKKKKKEKESVTETEADSPRNHQSSKHKRQKIASNEDGSGEIGNDRNKSDLDKRTHTEKKKKHKKSDKHQSNLSVLDGDQKRTEGLAETSHKKSKDKKNKGKESHSTGCSSASDSGFVSLKDSSTKKKTKSSQDTEKSKGDTRIAKDVQSKKVEKSSGNTSKESASLTNEAVVPKPMSTKKDLAKTVEQKQKGKTTDKPVGQRLLEISQVSKVSLKSRPAEKSKGHIRFSSSDESSSDSSSESSSSSSEDEVVKKSSTSSTAVRTHPIQNKSLTLTADGAMRISVDKQAPVTSNVELVSAAVSNHIVKDGDQNVQVDVHSNSDKGPANGIVGSDKDSDVPNQGGSWPRGNPTQHSGRGRKRRIGQTQNPFSKIAQLQTQLNNKSIVIQNPVSEDDYHDKPHTATCLETSATDADHETPIEPEKPAEPKDYTPYPSLIGPPRAGDKIAYKILELSNIYCPEVSDYKEAEVVSYSPATQTIEARLSVEHLSTAKRHGKFELHFDDENEENRENEENGKKEENGKKEKQCEPSNLVSMQLSSLIEPKLL, encoded by the exons atgattagAGTGCGATTGTTTTTTGACTCTGTAAGCCCTAAAGTGGGTACTTTTTCTTCATTACCAGTTAAGAAATGCTGGATGATGGTGAATTTAAGTACTTGCAAAGTTGTCAAAGATTTGGAAGAGACGATCAGGGGAAGATTCTTTGAAAACAGGGAAGTCAAGTTAAGCTTATCaattgatgattttgttttacctGCTGATGAAGTCATAGAAATTATCCATGAGAATGACATCTTAAG AGTTGCTGTTATTGATGATGTGGGAAATCATGGTGCGCAACAGCATGGTTGCAATGGAATCCAAAGCACAG atAATGAAATCTCAAGTAAGAGtgagagaaagaagaaaaagaagaaaaaagaaaaggaaagtgtTACTGAGACTGAAGCAGACAGTCCAAGGAATCATCAATCATCAAAacataaaagacaaaaaataGCTTCAAATGAAGATGGAAGTGGAGAAATTGGTAATGACCGCAACAAGTCAGATCTTGATAAAAGAACGCAtacagaaaagaagaagaaacacaAGAAATCTGACAAGCATCAAAGCAATTTGTCTGTTCTGGATGGAGATCAGAAAAGAACTGAAGGTCTTGCTGAAACATCTCACAAGAAGAGTAAGGACAAAAAGAACAAAGGAAAAGAATCTCATTCAACAGGTTGTAGTTCAGCAAGTGATAGCGGCTTTGTCAGTCTGAAAGACAGTAGTACAAAGAAGAAGACAAAGAGCTCACAAGACACTGAGAAATCCAAAGGTGACACACGTATCGCAAAAGATGTCCAAAGTAAGAAAGTTGAAAAGAGCAGTGGTAATACATCCAAAGAAAGTGCCAGTTTGACAAATGAAGCAGTGGTACCAAAGCCAATGTCTACCAAGAAAGACTTGGCTAAAACagttgaacaaaaacaaaaaggcaAAACTACAGATAAGCCAGTTGGACAGCGATTGCTTGAGATAAGCCAAGTCTCAAAAGTTAGTTTAAAATCTCGGCCAGCTGAAAAGTCAAAGGGTCATATACGATTTAGTAGTTCAGATGAGTCAAGTTCTGATTCGAGTTCTGAGTCATCAAGTTCATCATCGGAAGATGAAGTTGTAAAGAAATCTTCTACGTCTAGCACAGCTGTAAGAACTCAtccaatacaaaacaaatctctGACTCTAACTGCAGATGGTGCTATGAGAATTTCAGTTGATAAACAAGCACCTGTGACATCAAATGTAGAACTTGTATCAGCTGCTGTTTCCAACCATATTGTCAAAGATGGGGATCAAAATGTGCAAGTCGATGTACATTCCAACTCTGATAAAGGTCCAGCTAATGGAATTGTAGGTAGTGATAAAGATTCAGATGTGCCCAATCAGGGAGGATCATGGCCAAGAGGAAACCCAACACAGCATTCCGGAAGAGGAAGGAAGCGAAGGATAGGTCAGACTCAGAATCCGTTTAGCAAGATAGCTCAATTGCAGACACAACTCAACAACAAATCTATTGTGATACAA AATCCAGTTAGCGAAGATGATTATCATGATAAGCCACATACTGCTACATGCCTTGAAACATCCGCCACTGATGCTGACCATGAGACCCCTATAGAACCAGAGAAACCTGCTGAGCCTAAAGACTACACTCCATATCCATCCTTGATTGGTCCACCAAGAGCTGGGGATAAGATAGCCTACAAG ATCTTAGAATTATCTAACATTTACTGCCCTGAAGTGTCAGACTACAAG GAAGCAGAAGTTGTGAGTTACAGTCCAGCTACCCAAACCATTGAGGCTAGGTTGTCTGTTGAGCATCTCTCAACTGCAAAGAGACATGGAAAATTTGAGCTGCATTTTGATGATGAGAATGAGGAGAATAGGGAGAATGAGGAGAATGGGAAGAAAGAGGAGAATGGAAAGAAGGAGAAGCAATGTGAACCAAGTAACCTG GTATCAATGCAGCTTTCAAGTTTGATTGAACCTAAACTGCTTTAA